One genomic region from Halobacteriovoraceae bacterium encodes:
- the rimK gene encoding 30S ribosomal protein S6--L-glutamate ligase, giving the protein MKILILSHNKTLYSTKRLVEEAKLLGHEVEVIDPTQCYMEVSTGAPMVYYKRRKLNNFDAILPRIGASITIYGVAIVRQFEMMGVYCANSSNAILRSRDKLRSLQILSQKNVPLPKSSFAKNTEQTDMLIKLVGGAPTVVKLLEGSQGRGVVLAETVKASESLIDAFRELNANFLVQEFIHDANGSDIRCFIVGDKVVTSMMRQAKEGEFRSNIHRGAKGLPVKISPLERKIAINAAKAMKLNVAGVDLIRSASGPKVLEVNSSPGLEGIEGATKKNVAHDVIKFIELNYKKIKKDI; this is encoded by the coding sequence GTGAAGATTTTAATATTGTCTCATAATAAAACTCTCTACTCCACTAAACGTTTAGTTGAAGAAGCTAAACTCTTAGGGCATGAAGTAGAAGTTATTGATCCAACACAATGTTATATGGAAGTTTCGACTGGCGCACCCATGGTCTATTACAAAAGAAGGAAGCTCAATAATTTTGATGCTATTTTACCCAGAATCGGCGCCAGCATAACCATTTACGGGGTTGCAATTGTAAGACAGTTTGAGATGATGGGCGTTTACTGTGCAAATTCATCAAATGCGATTTTAAGATCTCGTGATAAATTGCGTTCTCTACAAATTCTCTCACAAAAAAATGTTCCTCTACCAAAATCTAGTTTTGCAAAAAATACTGAACAGACTGATATGCTTATTAAGCTAGTTGGTGGGGCACCCACAGTAGTTAAACTCCTAGAAGGCTCGCAAGGAAGAGGGGTTGTCTTGGCCGAAACAGTTAAGGCCTCAGAGAGTTTAATTGATGCTTTCAGAGAACTTAATGCAAATTTTTTAGTTCAAGAATTTATCCATGATGCGAATGGATCAGATATACGATGTTTTATTGTTGGGGATAAAGTTGTTACTTCAATGATGAGGCAAGCAAAAGAGGGAGAGTTTAGATCAAATATTCATCGTGGAGCTAAGGGTTTACCAGTAAAGATATCACCCTTGGAAAGAAAAATAGCCATAAATGCAGCGAAGGCCATGAAATTAAATGTGGCCGGAGTTGATTTAATTCGTTCAGCAAGTGGCCCTAAGGTATTAGAGGTGAATTCTTCTCCAGGGCTTGAAGGAATTGAGGGAGCAACTAAAAAAAATGTCGCTCATGATGTGATAAAGTTCATAGAACTTAATTACAAAAAAATTAAAAAGGATATCTAA